One window of Planctomycetia bacterium genomic DNA carries:
- the tadA gene encoding Flp pilus assembly complex ATPase component TadA yields the protein MAGNSSGNSSTKPYKGRPLGRILIKMGKVNREKVHEALAIQKSNRGPIGRILIDLGYIKEADLHFALAAQIGMEPVNLDSIDVNPETVKLVPNQMANTYRIIPIDFNADTKTLSIAIASPDNFQATDDLQKLLGYRIKAMIATDDQITASLGRYYPEGDAESLNDLIGQVQKDGDLAKFEGRGESIDLEDLKELVDSNPVKQLLNLVLLTAIRDHASDVHFEPFENEYKLRYRIDGVLYEMVPPPRFLAMAIASRIKVMANLDIAERRLPQDGRITLNVAGNTVDLRVAVLPTLFGESVVLRILDRASVNLDVDKIGLREDDLDVVKQLIDRPHGIVVVTGPTGSGKTTTLYACLSALNDPGVKILTAEDPVEYDIDGLCQVQVNVDTGLTFARALRSFLRQDPDVILVGEIRDLETAQISIQASLTGHLVFSTLHTNDAPSSVARLLDLGVEPFLITATFEGVIAQRLCRRVCKNCRTEYKPNEEQLMELQLRAEDVKDKTFYHGKGCDYCNGTGYRGRVGIFEIMVFTDEIRELVMNGASTGLIHEAAVRGGMRTLRECGLMAIYDGITTIDEVSKETVVFA from the coding sequence ATGGCCGGAAACTCCAGCGGCAACTCAAGCACGAAGCCCTACAAGGGTCGTCCGCTCGGCCGTATTCTCATCAAGATGGGCAAGGTGAACCGCGAGAAGGTTCACGAGGCCCTGGCGATTCAGAAGAGCAATCGCGGCCCGATCGGTCGTATCCTCATCGATCTGGGCTACATCAAGGAAGCCGATCTCCATTTCGCGCTGGCCGCGCAGATCGGTATGGAGCCGGTCAACCTCGACTCGATCGACGTCAACCCCGAGACGGTGAAGCTGGTCCCCAACCAGATGGCCAACACCTACCGGATTATTCCAATCGACTTCAACGCCGATACGAAAACGCTCAGCATCGCCATTGCCTCGCCGGATAATTTCCAGGCGACGGACGATCTGCAGAAGCTGTTGGGCTACCGGATCAAGGCGATGATCGCCACGGACGATCAGATCACCGCTTCACTCGGCCGGTACTACCCGGAAGGCGACGCCGAGTCGCTCAACGATCTGATTGGTCAGGTGCAGAAGGACGGCGATCTGGCCAAGTTTGAAGGCCGGGGCGAATCGATCGACCTCGAGGATTTGAAAGAGCTCGTCGATTCAAACCCGGTCAAGCAACTATTGAACCTGGTCCTGCTCACAGCGATTCGGGATCATGCGAGCGACGTTCACTTTGAGCCGTTTGAGAACGAGTACAAGCTCCGCTACCGCATTGACGGCGTTCTTTACGAAATGGTGCCGCCGCCGCGATTTCTGGCGATGGCGATCGCCAGCCGCATCAAGGTCATGGCCAATTTGGACATCGCCGAGCGCCGGCTCCCGCAGGACGGGCGCATCACCCTGAACGTCGCGGGCAACACGGTGGACCTTCGCGTCGCCGTCTTGCCGACCTTGTTCGGCGAGTCGGTCGTGCTTCGTATTCTCGACCGGGCGAGCGTCAACCTCGACGTCGACAAGATCGGCCTTCGCGAGGACGACCTCGACGTGGTCAAGCAGCTCATCGATCGGCCGCACGGCATTGTCGTCGTCACCGGCCCGACCGGCTCGGGTAAGACGACCACGCTGTATGCCTGTCTCAGCGCGCTGAATGATCCCGGCGTGAAGATTCTCACGGCGGAGGACCCGGTCGAATATGACATCGACGGGCTTTGCCAGGTGCAGGTGAACGTCGACACAGGATTGACCTTTGCCCGGGCGCTGCGAAGCTTCCTTCGACAGGACCCGGACGTGATTCTGGTCGGTGAAATTCGCGACCTTGAGACTGCGCAAATCTCCATTCAGGCGTCTTTGACGGGCCACCTTGTGTTCAGCACGCTGCACACCAACGACGCGCCGTCGTCGGTCGCGCGACTTCTGGACCTCGGCGTGGAGCCGTTTCTAATCACGGCGACGTTTGAAGGCGTCATCGCCCAGCGATTGTGCCGGCGCGTCTGCAAGAATTGTCGGACGGAGTACAAGCCGAACGAAGAGCAGCTCATGGAGCTTCAGCTGCGGGCCGAGGACGTGAAGGACAAGACCTTCTACCACGGCAAGGGCTGCGACTACTGCAACGGGACGGGCTATCGCGGCCGCGTCGGTATCTTTGAGATCATGGTCTTCACCGATGAGATCCGCGAACTGGTCATGAACGGGGCCAGCACCGGCCTGATCCACGAGGCGGCCGTTCGCGGCGGCATGCGGACGCTGCGCGAGTGCGGACTCATGGCGATCTACGACGGCATCACCACCATCGATGAGGTTTCCAAGGAGACGGTCGTGTTCGCCTAG
- a CDS encoding NAD-dependent deacylase, protein MGNDTEAIETLAGWLAEARSAVAFTGAGISTESGIEDFRSPGGFWTRHQPVWFEDFVNDAAARRRFWRQRREMIPGMLAARPNAGHAALARLEAAGRLRGVITQNIDELHQRAGSRSVLEVHGTAMKVHCLSCDKTWPSEEIQGRLEAGEEEFTCDECDGLLKSRTVSFGQTLPAAVMMEAMQWARQCDLFIAMGSSLVVYPAASIPEAAKRHRSRLVIINRDPTPMDGVADLVIHEPIGETMSAVMRAIDGQ, encoded by the coding sequence ATGGGCAACGACACGGAAGCAATCGAGACGCTGGCTGGCTGGCTTGCCGAAGCGCGCAGCGCGGTGGCTTTTACCGGAGCGGGGATCAGCACGGAGAGCGGGATTGAGGACTTTCGCAGTCCGGGGGGGTTCTGGACGCGACATCAGCCGGTGTGGTTCGAGGACTTTGTGAATGACGCGGCGGCGCGGCGGCGGTTCTGGCGGCAGCGGCGGGAGATGATACCCGGGATGCTGGCGGCGCGGCCGAATGCCGGGCACGCGGCACTGGCGAGGCTGGAAGCGGCGGGTCGGCTACGCGGGGTGATCACGCAGAACATCGACGAACTGCACCAGCGGGCGGGGAGCCGAAGTGTGCTGGAGGTCCACGGGACGGCGATGAAGGTGCACTGCCTATCGTGCGACAAGACGTGGCCGAGCGAGGAGATTCAGGGGCGACTGGAGGCGGGAGAGGAGGAGTTCACCTGCGACGAATGCGACGGGCTGCTCAAGTCGCGGACGGTATCGTTCGGTCAGACGCTGCCTGCGGCGGTGATGATGGAGGCGATGCAGTGGGCGCGGCAATGCGATCTGTTCATTGCGATGGGGTCGAGCCTGGTGGTTTATCCGGCGGCGTCGATTCCGGAGGCGGCGAAGCGGCACCGGTCGAGGCTGGTCATTATTAACCGCGATCCGACGCCGATGGACGGGGTCGCCGATCTGGTGATTCACGAGCCGATCGGCGAAACGATGAGCGCGGTGATGCGGGCGATTGACGGGCAGTGA
- a CDS encoding type IV pilus twitching motility protein PilT gives MATIHIDRILDTCIKKGASDIHLSVGRPPVLRLHGRLRQLETKSLDPEDTVALMKSITPDRNQQELQEEGGTDFGFAFGDAARFRVSIFRQKGNVSIVLRLIPSKFLSFDEIGLPPIIRSLCRRPRGLFLVTGPTGSGKTTTLASMLNYINNEMDRHIVTVEDPIEYYHTHKKSLINQREVGNDVPSFAEALRRVLRSDPDVILVGEMRDLETISNAILAAETGHLVFSTLHTTGCQGTVNRIIDAFPHEQQDQIRVQLSTSLIAILSQALMPRKPSGMVAAYEFLVVTAAISNLIRENKTFRIDSAIQTGKKYGMQLLDDHLWSLFEKGQIEADEMLDKARNAADLQEKLDKAGKLHEAGDAMIQIRGDRGDEGAEGKEKK, from the coding sequence ATGGCAACCATTCACATTGATCGAATCCTTGATACCTGCATCAAGAAAGGCGCATCGGACATTCACCTTTCGGTGGGGCGTCCGCCGGTGCTGCGACTTCACGGCCGGCTGCGGCAGCTCGAGACCAAATCGCTGGACCCCGAGGACACCGTCGCCCTTATGAAGTCGATCACGCCGGACCGCAATCAGCAGGAACTCCAGGAGGAGGGCGGTACGGACTTCGGATTCGCCTTTGGCGACGCGGCGCGCTTTCGCGTGTCGATTTTTCGCCAAAAGGGAAACGTATCGATCGTGCTTCGGCTCATCCCCAGCAAATTTCTGTCATTCGATGAGATCGGCCTGCCCCCGATCATCCGATCGCTTTGCCGACGACCGCGCGGCTTGTTCCTGGTGACGGGTCCGACCGGCTCGGGCAAGACGACGACGCTGGCGTCGATGTTGAACTACATCAACAACGAGATGGACCGGCATATCGTGACGGTGGAGGACCCGATCGAGTATTACCACACCCACAAGAAGAGCCTGATCAATCAGCGCGAGGTCGGCAACGACGTACCGAGCTTTGCCGAGGCCCTGCGTCGCGTGCTTAGATCCGACCCGGACGTGATCCTGGTCGGTGAAATGCGCGACCTGGAAACAATCTCCAACGCGATCCTCGCGGCGGAAACGGGCCACTTGGTCTTCAGCACCCTGCACACGACCGGGTGCCAGGGAACGGTCAACCGAATTATCGATGCATTCCCACACGAGCAGCAGGATCAGATTCGCGTTCAGCTTTCCACATCGCTGATCGCGATCTTGTCCCAGGCACTGATGCCGCGCAAGCCCTCGGGCATGGTGGCAGCCTATGAGTTTCTGGTGGTGACCGCGGCGATTTCCAACCTGATCCGCGAGAACAAGACTTTTCGTATCGACTCCGCCATCCAGACCGGAAAGAAATACGGCATGCAGCTTCTCGATGACCACTTGTGGTCGCTGTTCGAGAAGGGGCAGATCGAGGCGGATGAGATGCTCGACAAGGCCCGGAACGCGGCCGATTTGCAGGAGAAGCTCGACAAGGCCGGCAAGCTGCACGAAGCCGGTGACGCGATGATTCAGATTCGCGGCGACAGGGGCGACGAAGGGGCCGAGGGGAAGGAAAAGAAATAA
- a CDS encoding PEP-CTERM sorting domain-containing protein: MLTGECWVLQNLSSTLGNTGWFKPTSDPFNGDLFGIPGAYIGANFENVGDGADQDTISNWLMSPVRSFSNGDTISFYARSGTILGQQFADRLQLRLSTSGASVNVGATATSVGDFTMLLRDINSTYGLGTEDHVLDNVWTQFDVTVTGIPAPNTMGRFAFRYFVEDGGPNGLRSNYIGIDTLSYMPVPEPATLALLAGSLLLVRRRRRPI; encoded by the coding sequence ATGCTCACTGGTGAATGCTGGGTCCTGCAAAACCTTAGCAGTACCCTGGGAAACACGGGCTGGTTCAAGCCCACCTCGGATCCGTTTAACGGAGACCTGTTCGGAATACCGGGTGCCTATATCGGGGCCAACTTCGAGAATGTCGGCGATGGCGCTGACCAGGACACAATCAGCAACTGGCTGATGTCGCCCGTTCGCTCCTTTAGCAATGGCGACACCATCAGCTTTTACGCTCGTTCCGGCACGATACTTGGTCAGCAATTCGCCGATCGACTCCAACTACGCCTCAGCACCAGCGGCGCAAGCGTCAACGTCGGCGCGACGGCCACCAGCGTGGGAGACTTCACCATGCTGCTCCGCGATATCAACAGCACCTATGGCCTCGGCACGGAAGATCACGTTCTTGACAATGTATGGACGCAGTTTGATGTCACAGTGACCGGCATCCCCGCCCCCAACACCATGGGTCGCTTTGCCTTTCGTTATTTCGTTGAAGACGGCGGACCGAACGGCCTGCGAAGCAACTACATCGGAATCGACACCCTCTCCTACATGCCCGTCCCCGAGCCCGCCACCCTCGCCCTCCTCGCCGGCTCCCTCCTGCTCGTTCGCCGACGCCGCCGCCCGATCTGA
- the tadA gene encoding Flp pilus assembly complex ATPase component TadA produces the protein MARIKKKLGEILQEQQLVTKENADKAAEYGLNNRKRIGEALIELELVSEEDVTKALASQFGMEYVEVSRQTVSPDALQLIPEKIIKSNQILPMSSDNGKMKVIIPDPLDLDTIDMLRFRTGVSDVVPVLAPRGRIKAYIDKYLSGAERSLDELSRSLDASVDASLDQEARDAKKAESDDPDAPIIKLINMMIGEAVRTRSSDIHVEPMADRVRVRYRVDGVCVERENIPKRLQNAVTTRLKIMAGVDIAERRVPQDGRIKMRIGGKDIDFRVSCCPAVHGESIVLRILRPDSAAVGVQQLGLEPDDYEKFLKVISRPNGIFLVTGPTGSGKTTTLYAALQDLNRPDKKIITAEDPVEYVFPGMNQCQVREDIGLGFDKILRSMLRQAPNVILVGEIRDLVVGEIAIQAALTGHLVFSTLHTNDAPSAITRLTDMGIKPFLIASSIQAIMAQRLVRTLCKECKQVDTKPDPSLVRLCGFTMDQLAGQTIYKPVGCSHCNNSGYRGRQGIFEMLIMNQELRELAFNRASVTQVRKAARATGMNTLLHDGQRKILRGVTSIEEVTRITQAEVEV, from the coding sequence ATGGCGCGAATCAAAAAGAAGCTCGGCGAGATTCTCCAGGAGCAGCAGCTCGTCACGAAAGAGAATGCCGACAAGGCGGCCGAATACGGCCTGAATAATCGAAAGCGCATCGGCGAGGCGCTGATCGAGCTGGAACTCGTCTCGGAAGAGGACGTCACCAAGGCCCTCGCGTCGCAGTTCGGCATGGAGTATGTCGAGGTCTCGCGCCAGACGGTGAGCCCGGACGCGCTTCAACTGATTCCCGAGAAGATCATCAAGAGCAACCAGATTCTCCCGATGAGCAGCGACAACGGGAAGATGAAGGTCATCATCCCGGACCCGCTGGATCTCGACACGATCGACATGCTTCGATTTCGCACGGGGGTGAGCGATGTCGTCCCGGTGCTGGCGCCGCGCGGGCGCATCAAGGCTTACATCGATAAATATCTTTCCGGCGCTGAGCGCTCGCTCGACGAGTTATCGCGCAGTCTCGACGCGTCGGTGGACGCCTCGCTCGACCAGGAGGCCAGGGACGCGAAGAAGGCCGAGTCGGACGATCCGGACGCCCCGATCATCAAGCTCATTAACATGATGATCGGCGAAGCGGTGCGGACGCGATCGAGCGATATCCACGTCGAGCCGATGGCGGATCGGGTGCGTGTGCGCTATCGCGTGGACGGCGTTTGCGTGGAGCGCGAAAATATTCCCAAGCGGCTCCAGAATGCCGTCACGACTCGTCTGAAGATCATGGCGGGCGTCGACATCGCCGAACGGCGCGTGCCGCAGGACGGCCGCATCAAGATGCGCATCGGCGGCAAGGACATCGACTTTCGCGTGAGCTGCTGTCCGGCGGTGCACGGCGAGTCGATCGTGCTTCGTATTCTGCGACCCGACTCGGCGGCGGTGGGCGTGCAGCAACTGGGCCTCGAACCGGATGACTACGAGAAGTTTTTGAAGGTGATTTCTCGGCCCAACGGCATCTTTCTCGTGACCGGCCCGACGGGTTCCGGTAAGACGACGACGCTGTATGCGGCGCTGCAGGACCTGAATCGCCCTGATAAAAAGATCATCACGGCGGAAGACCCGGTGGAATACGTCTTTCCGGGCATGAATCAGTGCCAGGTGCGCGAGGACATCGGCCTGGGATTCGACAAGATTCTTCGGTCGATGCTTCGCCAGGCGCCGAACGTGATCCTCGTCGGTGAAATTCGAGACCTCGTCGTCGGTGAGATCGCCATCCAGGCGGCGTTGACCGGCCACCTTGTCTTCAGCACGCTGCACACGAACGACGCGCCGAGCGCCATTACGCGATTGACCGACATGGGGATCAAGCCGTTTCTCATTGCGTCGTCGATCCAGGCGATCATGGCCCAGCGACTCGTGCGAACGCTGTGCAAGGAGTGCAAGCAGGTCGATACGAAGCCCGATCCGTCGCTGGTCCGACTCTGCGGCTTTACGATGGACCAGCTCGCGGGACAGACGATCTACAAGCCGGTCGGCTGCTCGCACTGCAACAATTCGGGCTATCGCGGGCGACAGGGTATCTTTGAGATGCTGATCATGAATCAGGAACTGCGCGAGCTGGCCTTCAACCGGGCCAGCGTCACGCAGGTGCGAAAGGCTGCCCGGGCGACGGGCATGAACACGCTGCTTCACGACGGACAGCGGAAGATTCTCCGGGGCGTGACATCGATCGAGGAAGTGACTCGAATCACCCAGGCCGAGGTGGAGGTCTGA
- a CDS encoding DEAD/DEAH box helicase — MVKESVAKTTAEPLEAVIGRAIPTYEPRPQQTAMASAVGRALAEHRHLLVEAGTGVGKSFAYLLPVIETVRERRCKVVISTYTISLQEQLIEKDIPALAKAVGIPLKAVLVKGRQNYLGLRRLMQTSRRQKTVFSNPSDLEQLHQIEDWAYETKDGSLSDLGFQPLTQLWQRVRSESNNCMGSSCATFSTCFYQRARRKVEDADILVVNHALFFADLALRRANVSILPDYEHVVFDEAHNIEAVASDHFGQTISPTQVHHLLSGIHNPQTGRGFIGMLGCESAVKASTNAHRAADAFFDELGSLATGGRGTTRLDGPPKINDSLSPALRELAGELKALKGRFDRPDDQFELTSFVDRCVEAAGALETMLKQSSEGQVYWLESARSGETGARRGRRQATLRAAPLSVAEVLREELFEKVKSVILTSATLSTGGGQGFSYLRKRLGIDEADELQLDSPFDYMNQVTLHIEATLPEPSDPAFVGAAVERAKAYLLATRGRAFVLFTSYDALNRSAALLESFCEQHDLTLLVQGQGLPRGQMIEQFRKTPGAVILGTDSFWQGVDVPGEALQTVIITKLPFTAPDQPLLAARSDAIRATGGEPFNELQMPEAVLKLKQGFGRLIRTGSDRGVVVIMDRRIKTKAYGRRFLEALPRCRVEYH; from the coding sequence ATGGTGAAGGAAAGCGTGGCGAAAACGACCGCAGAACCGCTGGAAGCCGTGATCGGCCGGGCGATCCCGACGTATGAGCCGCGGCCTCAGCAGACGGCGATGGCGTCGGCGGTGGGGCGGGCGCTGGCGGAGCATCGGCACCTTTTGGTCGAAGCGGGGACGGGGGTGGGCAAGAGCTTTGCCTATCTGCTGCCGGTGATCGAGACGGTGCGGGAGCGGCGGTGCAAGGTCGTCATCTCCACGTATACGATTTCGCTACAGGAGCAGTTGATCGAGAAGGACATTCCGGCGCTGGCGAAGGCTGTCGGCATTCCGCTGAAGGCGGTGCTGGTGAAGGGGCGGCAGAATTACCTGGGGCTGCGGCGGCTGATGCAGACGAGCCGGCGGCAGAAGACGGTGTTCTCGAATCCATCCGATCTCGAGCAATTGCACCAGATTGAAGACTGGGCCTATGAAACGAAGGATGGTTCGCTGTCCGATCTGGGGTTCCAGCCGCTGACGCAGCTTTGGCAGCGGGTGCGGAGCGAGAGCAACAACTGCATGGGCTCGAGCTGCGCGACCTTTAGCACCTGTTTCTATCAGCGGGCGCGGCGGAAGGTCGAGGACGCCGACATCCTGGTCGTCAATCATGCGCTGTTCTTCGCCGATCTGGCGCTGCGACGAGCGAATGTTTCGATTCTGCCGGACTACGAGCACGTCGTCTTCGACGAGGCGCACAACATTGAGGCGGTGGCCAGCGACCACTTCGGGCAGACGATCTCGCCGACGCAGGTTCATCATCTGCTGAGCGGCATTCACAATCCGCAGACGGGGCGGGGGTTCATCGGGATGCTGGGCTGCGAGTCGGCGGTGAAGGCGTCAACGAATGCGCATCGGGCGGCGGACGCTTTCTTCGACGAGCTTGGCTCGCTGGCGACGGGTGGGCGCGGGACGACGCGACTAGACGGCCCGCCGAAGATCAACGATTCGCTGAGCCCGGCGCTGCGGGAGCTGGCGGGGGAACTGAAGGCGCTGAAGGGTCGATTCGACAGGCCGGACGATCAGTTTGAGTTGACGTCGTTTGTCGATCGGTGCGTGGAAGCGGCGGGGGCGCTGGAGACGATGCTGAAGCAGTCGAGCGAGGGGCAGGTTTACTGGCTGGAGTCGGCGCGGAGCGGAGAGACGGGGGCTCGGCGTGGCAGACGGCAGGCGACGCTGCGTGCGGCGCCGCTGAGTGTCGCGGAGGTACTTCGCGAGGAGCTTTTTGAGAAGGTGAAGTCGGTCATCCTGACCAGCGCGACGCTTTCGACCGGGGGCGGGCAGGGGTTTTCGTATTTGCGCAAGCGACTGGGAATCGACGAGGCTGATGAGTTGCAGCTCGATTCGCCGTTTGATTACATGAACCAGGTGACGCTTCACATCGAGGCGACGCTGCCGGAACCGAGCGATCCTGCTTTTGTCGGCGCCGCGGTTGAGCGGGCGAAGGCGTATCTGCTGGCCACGCGGGGCCGGGCGTTTGTGCTGTTCACCAGCTATGACGCGCTGAACAGGTCGGCGGCGCTGCTGGAGAGTTTTTGCGAGCAGCACGATCTGACGTTGCTCGTGCAGGGGCAGGGGCTGCCGCGTGGGCAGATGATCGAGCAATTTCGCAAGACGCCGGGGGCCGTCATTCTGGGGACCGACTCCTTCTGGCAGGGGGTGGATGTGCCGGGCGAGGCGCTGCAGACGGTGATCATTACCAAGCTGCCGTTTACCGCGCCGGACCAGCCGCTGCTCGCCGCCAGAAGCGATGCCATTCGCGCGACGGGCGGCGAGCCGTTCAACGAGCTGCAGATGCCGGAGGCGGTGCTGAAGCTCAAGCAGGGGTTCGGCCGGTTGATTCGGACGGGATCGGATCGTGGGGTGGTGGTGATCATGGACCGGCGAATCAAGACGAAAGCGTACGGGCGGCGGTTCCTTGAGGCGCTTCCTCGGTGCCGTGTCGAGTATCATTAG
- the tadA gene encoding Flp pilus assembly complex ATPase component TadA — protein MVPFRGGAVTIGRQDDNDIVLADTKASRCHCRIEYVGGRYRVRDLASHNGTWIGHDKVQERNLQFGQAIRIGSTYIRLVQDPNDLNANAPLPNLEELADGYSDAKALDALAGGVPVERAPETGDQPSSEHRHRSPFLISLGKRTIARALPAKAGDLGIHNSRREPIVSELEEAPQIRQAMHWLRELLYSAIAADAASIHIEPQSRAYLLRFRIDGFMHTVGEVPIREARCVVEVIRRLCELEVRPELLTETGRFGVESTPNEFLDYRAHFASTAFGQRVVLKRIDATLIACQLESLGLDLDSVAALSRVLERQQGLLLFCGPSGSGTTTTAYCAAGTIDPEGHGIAIIEEAPEYPLAAAVRLSSDMYEKMRFAEWLREAISQDPDVILVSRLGDRDTASLALDAAINGRLVLTTMEAPSVETAIQRLLGWGVEPYLIANGLSIVTSQRLIRTLCPACRRQYEPDAAVLEKRGLAGHPHGAFYDAVGCAKCLRTGFRGQTGVFEVVQFNQALRDVIIGRPGPVELRRAVSAQTNQTLQESAYKQVIDGTTTLPEADRVLPSD, from the coding sequence ATGGTTCCCTTCCGAGGCGGCGCCGTCACAATCGGTCGCCAGGACGACAATGACATCGTTCTGGCGGATACCAAGGCATCGCGATGTCACTGCCGCATCGAGTATGTCGGCGGCCGATACCGTGTGCGGGACTTGGCGAGCCACAACGGCACGTGGATCGGACACGACAAGGTTCAGGAGCGCAATCTTCAGTTTGGTCAGGCCATTCGAATCGGCTCAACGTACATTCGCCTCGTGCAAGATCCCAATGATCTTAACGCGAATGCCCCACTTCCGAATCTCGAGGAACTCGCCGATGGCTATTCAGATGCGAAAGCACTAGATGCACTCGCGGGGGGCGTGCCTGTTGAGAGGGCGCCCGAAACCGGCGATCAACCGTCATCCGAACATCGTCATCGGAGCCCTTTTCTAATCAGCCTCGGTAAGCGCACGATTGCCAGGGCTCTGCCGGCCAAGGCCGGCGATCTGGGCATCCACAACTCCCGTCGCGAGCCGATCGTGTCCGAGCTTGAAGAGGCTCCGCAGATTCGACAGGCCATGCATTGGCTTCGTGAACTTCTGTACTCTGCCATCGCCGCCGACGCTGCGTCGATTCATATCGAGCCGCAATCTCGCGCGTATCTGCTTCGGTTCAGGATAGATGGGTTTATGCATACCGTTGGAGAGGTTCCCATTCGCGAGGCGCGATGCGTGGTTGAGGTGATCCGTCGACTCTGTGAACTCGAGGTGCGACCCGAGCTTCTGACGGAGACCGGCCGGTTCGGGGTTGAATCCACACCCAATGAGTTCTTGGATTACCGGGCGCATTTTGCCTCAACCGCTTTTGGACAGCGCGTGGTACTCAAGCGCATTGATGCCACTTTGATTGCCTGTCAGCTCGAATCGCTGGGTCTTGATCTGGACTCGGTGGCCGCGCTATCACGCGTGCTTGAGCGACAGCAGGGCCTATTGCTGTTTTGCGGTCCATCGGGCAGCGGAACGACGACGACGGCTTATTGCGCGGCCGGGACCATCGACCCCGAAGGGCATGGCATCGCCATTATTGAAGAGGCGCCTGAGTATCCGCTCGCCGCCGCGGTTCGCTTGTCATCCGACATGTACGAGAAGATGCGATTTGCGGAGTGGCTGCGCGAGGCGATTTCGCAGGACCCGGACGTGATTCTGGTGAGCCGACTCGGGGACCGCGATACAGCGTCGCTGGCACTCGACGCCGCCATCAACGGGCGTCTCGTTCTGACGACGATGGAAGCGCCGAGCGTGGAGACGGCGATTCAGCGTCTGCTGGGTTGGGGGGTGGAGCCGTACCTGATCGCCAACGGTTTGTCGATCGTGACATCGCAGCGGTTGATACGGACGCTGTGTCCGGCGTGTCGCAGGCAGTATGAGCCGGACGCGGCGGTCCTGGAGAAGCGCGGGCTTGCGGGTCATCCGCACGGCGCGTTTTACGATGCGGTGGGATGTGCGAAGTGTCTGAGGACGGGGTTCCGGGGACAGACGGGCGTGTTTGAAGTAGTTCAGTTCAACCAGGCGCTGCGCGACGTGATCATTGGTCGCCCGGGACCTGTCGAGCTTCGCCGCGCGGTGTCGGCCCAGACGAATCAGACGCTTCAGGAATCGGCCTACAAGCAGGTGATCGACGGGACGACCACGCTTCCGGAAGCAGACCGTGTCCTGCCGTCGGATTGA
- a CDS encoding PilT/PilU family type 4a pilus ATPase: protein MDSKAHHEELNPIDCHSIGHDESELDEAELISPAAEESSSSREKSKGPVINRLCRACIKVNASDLHLKAGSPPRFRVSGDVRKAQEPPLTSKEIEDMVFEVITENQKKYFYENGALDFAHQIPGSDRFRFNVFRQRGSTSVAARRVTSKIADFEELLLPPVLKEVSKLQQGLVLLAGITGSGKSTTIAAMINYINKTRACHIVTLEDPIEYVFTDDKAFINQREIGIDVKDFHQALKYLMREDPDVVLVGEMRDRDTFEAAIHAAETGHLCFGTIHASSTSQTMTRILDLFPEDARAQVRQALMFNLKAVVAQKLLPCIHPSRPRVPCCEIMIANPSIRKLIAEGRDFEITTVLKNSLEEGMQDFTEALYNLVQQEYLDMRVALEVAPNPDELKMRMKGIRSGGRGMLG, encoded by the coding sequence ATGGATTCCAAAGCACACCACGAAGAACTCAACCCGATCGACTGCCACAGCATCGGCCACGATGAAAGTGAGCTCGATGAGGCGGAATTGATTTCACCGGCCGCGGAGGAGTCATCCTCCTCGCGGGAGAAGTCCAAAGGCCCGGTGATTAATCGCCTTTGCCGGGCGTGCATCAAGGTGAACGCGAGCGACCTTCATCTGAAGGCGGGTTCGCCGCCGCGGTTTCGCGTTTCCGGCGACGTTCGCAAAGCCCAGGAGCCGCCGCTGACGTCGAAGGAAATCGAAGACATGGTCTTCGAGGTGATTACCGAGAATCAGAAGAAGTACTTCTACGAGAACGGGGCCCTGGACTTCGCCCACCAGATTCCCGGGTCGGATCGATTTCGTTTCAACGTCTTTCGACAGCGCGGGTCTACCTCGGTGGCGGCGCGGCGGGTGACGTCAAAAATCGCCGACTTTGAGGAACTGCTCCTGCCGCCGGTTCTGAAGGAAGTCTCCAAGCTGCAGCAGGGACTGGTCCTGCTCGCGGGCATCACGGGATCGGGCAAGTCGACGACGATCGCGGCGATGATCAATTACATCAATAAGACGCGGGCCTGCCACATCGTGACGCTGGAAGACCCGATCGAGTACGTCTTCACGGACGACAAGGCTTTTATCAACCAGCGTGAAATCGGGATCGACGTCAAGGATTTTCATCAGGCGCTGAAGTATCTGATGCGCGAGGACCCGGACGTGGTGCTGGTCGGCGAGATGCGCGACCGCGACACGTTTGAGGCGGCGATCCATGCGGCGGAGACGGGCCACCTTTGCTTCGGGACGATTCACGCGTCGAGCACGTCGCAGACGATGACGCGCATTCTCGATTTGTTTCCCGAGGACGCGCGGGCCCAGGTTCGGCAGGCGCTGATGTTCAACCTCAAGGCGGTGGTCGCTCAGAAGCTGCTGCCGTGCATCCATCCGTCTCGGCCGCGCGTACCGTGCTGCGAAATCATGATCGCGAATCCGTCGATTCGAAAGCTGATCGCCGAGGGCCGCGACTTTGAAATCACGACGGTGCTGAAGAACTCCCTTGAAGAGGGGATGCAGGACTTCACCGAGGCGCTTTATAACCTGGTGCAGCAAGAGTACCTGGACATGCGCGTGGCCCTGGAGGTGGCGCCGAACCCGGATGAGTTGAAGATGCGTATGAAGGGCATCCGCTCGGGCGGGCGCGGTATGTTGGGATAG